One part of the Microvirga sp. TS319 genome encodes these proteins:
- a CDS encoding c-type cytochrome, methanol metabolism-related, whose translation MRPAARGVIGAGALVLLFAPAVPRADPTAPAREENGKFFDAEGNPTYRIKPDGTVDWYTYSGFRRYHSDCHTCHGPDGAGSTYAPALAESLKTMTYQQFTEVVIQGRQNLRNGNTNVMPAFGTNPNVVCYLDDIYVYLRARADGALGRGRPEKRDDKPQAAKDAETSCLGG comes from the coding sequence ATGCGCCCGGCGGCAAGGGGCGTCATCGGTGCCGGGGCGCTTGTGCTGCTGTTCGCCCCGGCCGTGCCGCGGGCCGATCCGACCGCTCCCGCCCGCGAGGAAAACGGGAAGTTTTTCGATGCCGAGGGCAACCCGACCTACCGCATCAAGCCGGACGGAACGGTTGATTGGTACACTTATTCCGGCTTCCGTCGCTATCACTCGGATTGCCATACCTGCCACGGTCCCGATGGCGCCGGATCGACCTATGCCCCGGCTTTGGCGGAATCCCTGAAGACGATGACCTACCAGCAGTTCACGGAGGTCGTCATCCAGGGCCGTCAGAATCTCAGGAACGGCAACACCAACGTCATGCCGGCTTTCGGCACGAACCCGAACGTCGTCTGCTACTTGGACGACATCTATGTCTATCTTCGGGCCCGTGCCGATGGGGCTCTCGGTCGCGGACGGCCGGAGAAGAGGGATGACAAGCCACAGGCTGCGAAAGATGCCGAGACGTCGTGTCTCGGCGGATGA